In Daucus carota subsp. sativus chromosome 4, DH1 v3.0, whole genome shotgun sequence, one DNA window encodes the following:
- the LOC108219563 gene encoding uncharacterized protein At1g65710 — protein MGSCFSKKSVASSPIPLPDPPVQIQQEKKKPQEESFKKEIFIIKHRMSHEIDRDTTGSEEDKNANVTPSVSENGNNVVMSTPLRTSSCTKEEVDAILIQCGRLSRSSTGKAVSSEGNGIQRGRKYSGSKRSFDFDCEGGDRNRGNDIVGDGDGDEEAIADRIHRHRQRHRDGSSSPHGRRRRTLSRERGGGNGGSGERRVSRSPGRRSESPITNSKSVSGNAGGGGGNGGRPGKLVSVPATVSSDKAKNGGGVVEATTNSAAGVKRVQVKRTVASPRARSPARTNVKASSNDVQISLSRSNSRKNEQSPYRRNPLSETDNKSPYRRNPLSEIDNNVNNQKPSVQGNESKIYANRGTKEQQKQQLEEAKGMNGNVAVNLISSGNEGLKPQSLTKSRSSRLSRDLDINPEALLNPNPSYTSMLLEDIQNFHQKTAPTPTSAPAFSLPACVTKARSILDAVADLNSGTSSNTSNAYVEERTRVSVADKYKRHERSSSLGANIVESKVVVSNDLMEPSLHKYVTVTRGVAREGEDLEEQESSGSNSFVGSQHHWLSSSTWEPNSADSNDCYTSSRTYGRDTDLSPLGSQKHEFSDEPRTRVSETKRNFDNQRTGIGRGRLGGSAKGLPSFPATAAAST, from the exons ATGGGATCTTGTTTCAGCAAGAAGAGTGTTGCTTCTTCTCCAATTCCTCTACCTGACCCACCAGTTCAGATCCAACAGGAAAAGAAGAAGCCCCAAGAAGAGTCTTTCAAGAAGGAgatctttattattaaacaCCGAATGAGCCACGAAATCGATAGGGATACTACAGGGTCTGAGGAGGACAAGAATGCTAATGTTACTCCTTCGGTTTCGGAGAATGGGAACAATGTGGTGATGTCTACTCCACTTAGGACTTCGAGTTGTACTAAAGAGGAGGTGGATGCTATTTTGATTCAGTGTGGGAGGCTCAGTAGGAGTTCGACTGGGAAGGCGGTTTCGAGTGAGGGGAATGGGATTCAAAGGGGGAGGAAGTACTCGGGTTCTAAGAGGagttttgattttgattgtgaAGGTGGAGATAGGAATAGAGGGAATGATATTGTTGGTGATGGGGATGGGGATGAGGAGGCGATTGCTGATCGGATTCATAGGCATAGGCAACGTCATCGTGATGGGAGTTCGTCTCCTCATGGAAGGAGGAGAAGGACTTTGAGTAGAGAAAGAGGTGGGGGGAATGGTGGTAGTGGTGAGAGGAGGGTGAGTAGGTCTCCGGGGAGGAGATCTGAATCACCGATTACTAATAGTAAGTCAGTGTCAGGGaatgctggtggtggtggtggtaatGGTGGTAGGCCAGGGAAATTGGTGTCGGTGCCTGCTACTGTGTCTTCTGATAAGGCTAAGAATGGTGGGGGTGTGGTGGAGGCGACGACGAATTCAGCTGCTGGTGTTAAGAGGGTTCAGGTGAAGAGGACTGTTGCATCGCCTCGTGCAAGATCTCCAGCTAGGACTAATGTTAAGGCGTCTTCGAATGATGTTCAGATATCACTTAGCAGGAGTAATTCTAGGAAGAATGAGCAGTCGCCTTACAGAAGAAACCCTTTGAGTGAGACTGATAACAAGTCGCCTTACAGAAGAAACCCTTTGAGCGAGATTGATAACAATGTCAATAATCAG AAACCAAGTGTGCAAGGAAATGAAAGCAAAATTTATGCTAATAGAGGTACAAAGGAGCAGCAGAAGCAGCAACTTGAAGAAGCAAAAGGAATGAATGGCAATGTGGCAGTGAATTTGATATCCTCAGGCAATGAAGGTCTTAAGCCTCAGTCACTGACAAAAAGCAGATCATCAAGGCTTTCTCGAGACCTTGATATCAATCCCGAAGCTCTATTGAATCCAAACCCCTCCTATACCTCAATGTTGCTTGAAGACATCCAAAACTTCCACCAAAAGACAGCTCCTACCCCTACCTCTGCTCCAGCTTTTTCTCTACCAGCTTGTGTCACCAAGGCCCGCTCAATTCTTGATGCAGTTGCTGACCTCAACTCGGGTACTAGTTCCAATACATCCAATGCCTATGTAGAAGAGAGAACAAGGGTTTCAGTAGCTGATAAATATAAGAGGCATGAGAGAAGCTCTTCTCTTGGAGCCAACATTGTGGAATCAAAGGTAGTTGTCAGCAATGACTTAATGGAGCCAAGCCTCCACAAGTACGTGACTGTAACACGAGGAGTGGCTAGAGAAGGAGAAGATTTGGAAGAGCAAGAATCATCTGGAAGCAATAGCTTTGTAGGCAGTCAACACCACTGGCTCTCCTCGTCCACATGGGAACCTAATTCAGCTGATTCAAATGATTGCTATACGTCTTCGAGAACATATGGCAGAGACACTGACTTGAGTCCTTTAGGATCACAAAAGCATGAATTTTCTGATGAGCCCCGGACAAGGGTAAGCGAGACTAAGAGAAATTTTGATAACCAGAGGACTGGAATAGGGCGTGGAAGACTTGGTGGTTCCGCTAAAGGGCTTCCTTCATTCCCTGCAACTGCAGCTGCTTCAACTTAA
- the LOC108219564 gene encoding NDR1/HIN1-like protein 6 — translation MSEHQKIHPVQDPEAAIQQQPTAPLVSRDASRSDQGDPVQHFPPPLAHTAGSKIPRKKRRSCFTRCLCWSLCVLLVILTILAILAGVIFLVFRPKAPKYSVDSIRITQFALNNDLSLSASFNVNVTARNPNKKIGIYYEGGSPISVWYTGTKLCEGSWPKFYQGHRNTTVLNLPLTGRAVNAADLLRSIQQEQLTGRIPLNVRVRVPVRIKLGKLKLMKWKFLVKCRLVVDTLAADNVIRISERSCKFRFRL, via the coding sequence ATGTCGGAACATCAGAAGATTCACCCTGTGCAAGACCCCGAGGCGGCGATACAGCAGCAGCCCACAGCACCATTAGTCTCTAGAGACGCCTCACGATCCGACCAAGGCGATCCGGTGCAGCACTTCCCTCCTCCGCTAGCCCACACAGCAGGCTCAAAAATACcaagaaagaagagaagaagttgTTTCACAAGGTGCTTATGTTGGTCTTTATGTGTACTTCTTGTAATATTAACCATCTTGGCCATACTAGCTGGAGTCATTTTCTTGGTCTTCCGACCAAAAGCACCAAAATACTCAGTGGACAGCATTCGAATTACTCAATTTGCGCTTAACAATGACTTGAGCTTGTCAGCTTCATTCAATGTGAATGTCACAGCTAGAAATCCTAATAAGAAGATTGGGATTTACTATGAAGGAGGGAGTCCTATTAGTGTGTGGTACACGGGGACAAAACTATGTGAAGGGTCATGGCCAAAGTTTTACCAAGGTCATCGTAACACCACCGTGTTGAACTTGCCATTGACAGGGAGAGCTGTGAACGCGGCTGATCTGTTAAGGTCAATTCAGCAGGAACAATTAACAGGAAGGATTCCTCTCAATGTTCGGGTTAGAGTACCAGTGAGGATCAAGCTTGGGAAGTTGAAGTTAATGAAATGGAAGTTCTTGGTCAAGTGTAGGCTTGTGGTGGATACTTTAGCTGCAGATAACGTTATCAGGATATCAGAGAGGAGCTGTAAGTTTAGGTTTAGGTTATAG
- the LOC108216073 gene encoding uncharacterized protein LOC108216073: protein MGPYTCTSSYNLLLLALMLLLTSQGNGAYYSPQSRICTDYSTKCGGKQIFCPRQCPTFKASTEKGKGCFIDCNARDCEAICKTRKPNCNGIGSACYDPRFVGGDGVMFYFHGKTNEHFSLVSDVNFHINARFIGRRPQGRSRDNTWIQALSLIFGSHTFTLSANKVAEWDSSTDHFLFTYNDLPIHISSGHLNTWTAPDSKLTVERTTLHNSIALTLPGVVEMSVNVVPVTKQDDLLHNYQIPADDCFAHLEVQFKFFSLSDKVEGVLGQTYRPGFMSPVKRGVAMPVMGGEDKFMTSSLVAADCKKCIFSGGEMNIEAKSMLSDVMTVDCTSTSPGHSHGFACRR, encoded by the exons ATGGGGCCTTATACTTGCACTTCATCTTATAATCTCCTTCTGTTGGCTCTCATGCTGCTTCTCACATCTCAAGGGAACGGCGCATATTACTCGCCTCAATCTAGAATTTGCACTGATTATTCCACCAAATGTGGCGGCAAACAGATATTCTGCCCTAGACAATGCCCGACGTTTAAGGCTTCCACTGAGAAAGGCAAAGGCTGCTTCATCGACTGCAATGCCAGAGACTGTGAAGCTATTTGCAAAA CTCGCAAGCCAAATTGCAATGGAATTGGTTCAGCCTGTTATGATCCAAGATTCGTGGGAGGAGATGGAGTCATGTTTTACTTCCATGGCAAGACCAATGAGCATTTCAGCCTAGTTTCCGATGTCAACTTCCACATAAACGCCCGGTTCATTGGACGACGACCTCAGGGGAGATCACGCGACAATACATGGATTCAGGCACTAAGCCTCATATTTGGCTCACACACCTTCACATTATCAGCAAACAAAGTTGCAGAATGGGACAGCTCAACTGACCACTTCCTCTTCACCTACAATGACCTACCTATTCACATCTCATCAGGCCACCTAAACACCTGGACTGCCCCTGACAGCAAGCTAACCGTCGAGAGGACGACATTGCACAACAGCATTGCCTTAACACTGCCAGGAGTTGTGGAGATGTCAGTAAATGTGGTACCAGTAACAAAACAAGATGATCTTTTACATAACTATCAAATACCTGCAGATGACTGTTTTGCACATTTGGAGGTGCAGTTTAAGTTCTTTTCGCTGAGTGATAAAGTGGAAGGAGTGTTGGGACAGACGTATCGCCCCGGGTTCATGAGTCCGGTTAAGAGAGGCGTGGCAATGCCAGTCATGGGCGGGGAAGATAAGTTCATGACGTCTTCTCTGGTGGCTGCAGATTGTAAGAAGTGCATTTTTAGTGGCGGTGAAATGAATATTGAAGCCAAGAGTATGTTGTCGGATGTGATGACTGTGGATTGCACGAGCACAAGTCCTGGCCATAGCCACGGATTTGCTTGTCGTCGATAG